One window of Bacillus sp. FJAT-45350 genomic DNA carries:
- a CDS encoding GGDEF domain-containing protein, producing MKGSIQAVMWIMWTAALAAYVYLFVSFPFSHADPYGLFDYIIFGLLAILVSFFPIFYREYSIVIFQWVSLASFLLFGIFVEIIITQIAVLTTVIITGINRHSLYRIPMNSIMFLLSSIASAAVYYSILTLFSVLPETMLTIIGAFAYGITFIIVNHLGIFFIRNVLRKIPSKFFTKGFNTELTLGSLVLPIGVIVVMLYSEIGRIAAVYMGFSFIGMSLIFKLYHESRRLNKKLKEVSLFGYELGACLNRKELVGLFLQKLKQIFTLDAIHIYRITNGEMKLVEVYNQEGTTLNEELIKQVSLATFEEKKAQIRKNKKSILSVPVYQKNDFTAIVTIALNEERAFQKWHQMILEIMTNYLAVAMDNATYYEKKKDESERCHLTGLYNIRYFERALEKEVVASISKNEKSSVILLDLDHFKKVNDTYGHQAGNDVLCNLANILIQATDDKGIVARYGGEEFVVLLPNTAEIEANLKAESIRQTIEEHPFVVKNDLENGESVTIQITASIGVATSIADESSPMALLRNADRAMYTGAKQKGRNKVAAYAPVRAEIT from the coding sequence ATGAAGGGTTCAATTCAAGCTGTCATGTGGATTATGTGGACAGCTGCATTAGCAGCGTATGTGTACTTATTCGTCTCTTTTCCGTTCTCACACGCCGACCCTTACGGCCTTTTTGACTATATAATATTTGGATTATTAGCAATATTAGTTTCCTTTTTTCCTATTTTTTACCGGGAGTATTCTATTGTCATATTTCAATGGGTATCATTAGCAAGCTTTTTGCTATTTGGTATATTCGTAGAGATTATTATTACCCAAATTGCTGTATTAACAACAGTTATCATTACAGGGATTAATCGCCATAGCTTATATCGGATACCAATGAATTCTATTATGTTTCTCTTATCTTCTATTGCATCAGCAGCGGTCTATTATAGCATCCTTACTCTTTTCTCAGTGTTACCTGAAACGATGTTGACGATAATTGGGGCTTTTGCATACGGTATTACATTTATTATCGTAAATCATCTTGGGATTTTCTTTATAAGGAACGTACTTAGAAAAATTCCTTCAAAGTTCTTTACGAAAGGGTTTAATACAGAGCTTACTCTCGGATCGCTAGTGTTGCCGATTGGGGTAATAGTCGTGATGCTATATAGTGAAATTGGAAGGATAGCTGCTGTCTACATGGGGTTTTCTTTTATCGGTATGTCGTTAATCTTTAAGTTATATCATGAGAGCCGACGCTTAAACAAAAAATTAAAAGAAGTTAGTTTATTCGGTTATGAGTTAGGGGCTTGCTTAAATCGAAAAGAACTAGTGGGACTTTTTCTACAAAAACTAAAACAAATATTTACTCTTGACGCAATCCATATATATCGTATTACTAACGGAGAAATGAAGCTAGTTGAAGTATATAACCAAGAAGGAACAACTCTAAATGAAGAACTTATTAAGCAAGTTAGTCTTGCTACTTTTGAAGAGAAAAAAGCGCAAATTCGAAAGAATAAAAAATCAATTCTTTCAGTACCGGTGTATCAGAAAAATGATTTTACAGCGATTGTTACAATCGCGTTAAATGAAGAACGAGCTTTTCAAAAATGGCATCAGATGATCTTAGAAATAATGACAAACTATTTAGCTGTTGCAATGGATAACGCTACTTATTATGAAAAGAAAAAAGATGAGAGTGAGCGCTGTCATTTAACAGGACTGTACAACATTCGTTATTTCGAAAGAGCACTTGAGAAGGAAGTTGTGGCTAGTATTAGCAAGAACGAGAAATCGTCTGTCATTTTACTAGACCTCGACCATTTTAAAAAAGTAAATGACACATATGGCCATCAAGCAGGAAACGATGTTCTATGTAATCTAGCAAACATCTTAATTCAAGCCACAGATGACAAGGGTATTGTAGCTAGGTACGGTGGGGAAGAATTTGTAGTACTTCTTCCTAATACAGCAGAAATTGAAGCAAACCTAAAGGCTGAATCGATAAGACAGACAATAGAAGAACATCCTTTTGTAGTGAAAAATGACTTAGAAAACGGGGAGTCAGTAACGATTCAAATCACTGCCAGTATCGGTGTAGCGACAAGTATTGCAGATGAATCAAGTCCAATGGCCCTATTGCGGAATGCTGATAGAGCGATGTATACAGGGGCGAAGCAGAAGGGACGGAATAAGGTGGCTGCTTATGCACCAGTTAGGGCAGAGATAACCTAA
- a CDS encoding type IV pilus modification PilV family protein, with translation MKRKGTFFPYFNSKGITIIELLAALTIIGFVIAGSYALIVQSFTFNNILSTNSQERLDTRILKNQLVDNLFYKSNKLIETENINGNCGFVLSTNQGEYYLPEAGTDGILVKEIEREGQEQILSPYVVAEDIRIFSWSSPSLINNEQLCHSGNLSTFHQVSLELTFQNNIKEIISFSLLQKEDALLDQTKTPTLEHEPSIGDATLTIHNNDSHDVQFIITINGINVDTQENYYSSGSHNIPVPLLKDNDEIVIWAKADNKRLSIPVTFIISNSCGSITEITKPPGLKNIPKAGDNSVTIINHDSAPAKITIERVNNNTFTIETNFISPGEHQIQLTHSIASGDEILITAKVECKITSKQRRFNVTDANSNFKPGYVIEEDSEGNQTIVPLQPKIILTAENTNQKLIITSSVGTVKFEESVIEYSAPLGVVVEEGVQITGTVNGNQSITLTSTNGDIIINGADFTSDGNSQHSYISLNGNNIEMEGSKLTAVKRIDIFSRGYIKANRAVLNSTGSGNSGNAESVDFRMTSSNSSDKLYVQDMEFLGEGGVLTKDGSSTIENNENNQRICGNLKQNDFGLKINTTIYKSFNQCP, from the coding sequence ATGAAACGTAAAGGTACATTCTTTCCTTATTTTAACTCGAAAGGGATAACCATCATAGAACTCCTTGCCGCTCTTACTATCATTGGTTTTGTTATTGCAGGAAGCTATGCTTTAATAGTTCAAAGTTTTACCTTTAATAACATCCTTTCTACAAATTCACAGGAACGATTAGATACAAGGATATTGAAAAATCAACTAGTAGATAACTTATTTTATAAAAGTAACAAGCTAATAGAAACAGAAAACATCAATGGGAATTGTGGTTTTGTTCTTTCTACAAACCAAGGAGAATATTATTTACCTGAAGCTGGAACTGATGGAATTTTAGTCAAAGAAATAGAACGAGAAGGTCAAGAGCAAATATTAAGCCCTTATGTTGTAGCAGAAGACATTAGAATTTTTTCTTGGAGTTCGCCTTCCCTTATCAACAATGAACAACTTTGTCATAGTGGAAATTTGTCAACATTTCATCAGGTTAGTCTTGAATTAACTTTCCAAAATAATATTAAAGAAATTATATCCTTTTCTTTACTTCAAAAAGAAGATGCTTTATTAGATCAGACTAAAACACCTACATTGGAACATGAACCTTCTATTGGTGATGCTACTCTTACCATTCATAATAATGATAGCCATGATGTGCAGTTTATAATTACTATAAATGGAATAAATGTTGATACCCAAGAAAATTATTATAGTAGTGGTAGCCACAATATTCCTGTACCTTTGTTAAAAGATAATGATGAAATCGTTATATGGGCTAAAGCTGATAATAAGCGACTAAGTATTCCAGTAACTTTTATTATTAGTAACTCCTGTGGTTCTATAACTGAAATTACAAAACCACCTGGGTTAAAAAATATTCCAAAGGCAGGAGACAATAGTGTAACCATTATCAATCATGATTCTGCTCCTGCAAAAATCACCATTGAGAGAGTGAACAATAACACATTTACAATTGAAACCAATTTTATTTCCCCTGGAGAGCATCAAATCCAGCTTACACATTCAATTGCTAGCGGGGACGAAATTTTAATTACGGCAAAAGTTGAGTGTAAAATAACTAGTAAACAAAGAAGATTTAATGTAACAGATGCAAACTCTAATTTTAAACCAGGCTATGTAATTGAAGAAGATTCTGAAGGAAATCAGACTATTGTACCTTTACAACCTAAAATTATATTAACTGCAGAAAATACTAATCAGAAGTTGATTATAACAAGTAGCGTTGGGACAGTTAAATTTGAAGAAAGTGTAATAGAATATTCAGCTCCCTTAGGTGTAGTCGTCGAAGAAGGAGTTCAAATCACTGGGACCGTCAATGGAAACCAATCAATTACACTTACATCCACTAATGGTGACATAATAATTAATGGAGCTGACTTTACTAGTGATGGTAATAGTCAACACAGTTATATATCTCTAAATGGCAATAATATAGAAATGGAAGGTTCCAAGTTAACGGCAGTAAAAAGAATTGATATATTCAGTAGAGGCTATATAAAAGCGAATAGAGCAGTATTAAATTCTACTGGGTCTGGAAATTCAGGAAACGCAGAAAGTGTTGACTTTAGAATGACTAGCTCCAACTCTTCAGATAAGTTATATGTCCAAGATATGGAGTTTTTAGGAGAAGGAGGTGTACTAACAAAAGACGGTTCATCCACTATTGAAAATAATGAAAATAACCAGAGAATTTGTGGTAACCTAAAACAAAATGACTTCGGGTTAAAAATTAATACTACTATTTATAAATCGTTTAACCAATGTCCTTAA
- a CDS encoding type IV pilus modification PilV family protein: MKIIQEKQDGLTLLEVILAMSILGIFAISFSTMLGNGLTANQINQERLDGLLVAQNCMELVKSETDIEGFTVTNCSNTMNNKLFNLSIDVSSSSNLIDPNSLNKLYEVTITVDMDTGSPIEITTQLFRP, encoded by the coding sequence ATGAAAATTATACAAGAAAAACAAGATGGCCTAACATTGCTTGAAGTCATTTTGGCAATGTCTATACTTGGAATATTCGCCATTTCTTTTAGTACAATGCTCGGAAACGGTTTAACTGCAAATCAGATTAACCAGGAAAGGTTAGATGGATTATTGGTTGCTCAAAATTGTATGGAGCTTGTAAAAAGTGAAACTGACATTGAAGGTTTTACTGTTACTAATTGTAGTAATACAATGAATAATAAACTTTTCAATCTATCTATAGATGTATCAAGTTCTTCAAATCTAATTGACCCTAATAGTCTAAATAAGTTGTACGAAGTTACCATAACTGTTGATATGGACACAGGCTCTCCAATTGAAATTACAACACAACTCTTTAGACCCTGA
- a CDS encoding PilW family protein: MFNKRGITLIELLATLTLTFIVMGLVSSVLIQSYNQKSISEKHSNLRQEANLIISTIREVHVNSYSDYKIEYTIVDGVWKIVLDTQVITSQYYDIFLEFQPENDVSSTIDTNSLENNSYSINPRTALHIKQLVLTDKSNPNNTFEISTIISRMRL; this comes from the coding sequence ATGTTTAATAAAAGAGGTATTACGTTAATAGAATTATTGGCTACGCTCACTCTTACATTTATTGTGATGGGACTAGTATCAAGTGTTTTAATACAAAGTTATAACCAGAAATCGATAAGTGAAAAGCATAGTAATTTACGACAAGAAGCTAATTTAATTATTTCAACTATAAGAGAAGTTCATGTGAATTCGTATAGTGACTACAAAATTGAATATACAATTGTTGATGGTGTATGGAAAATTGTTTTGGATACACAGGTAATTACAAGTCAATACTATGATATTTTTTTAGAGTTTCAGCCTGAGAATGATGTATCTTCAACAATAGACACCAACAGTCTAGAAAATAACTCATATTCAATAAACCCTAGAACTGCCCTTCACATTAAACAACTTGTATTAACGGATAAATCAAATCCAAATAACACTTTTGAAATAAGTACAATTATTAGTAGAATGCGGTTGTAG
- a CDS encoding ATP-grasp domain-containing protein: MNGWLIYAKEDAIRNKHYIDWVIAEGKKLNLTIHLRYREQFLLKIETHRLSVSYEGQTVSLPDFAIVRTLDPFFSKQLEFLGIPIFNSSFVSEICNDKGRTHQYLAQANIPMVDTLFFPLEIPEPHSITFDYPFIVKGAKGRGGKEVYLVTSEHEFENCVQKLENQEVIVQKLAGTIGKDIRVFVIGKEIIAAVLRSSNSDFKANFTLGGEATLYELSDKEKSLIDRIINMFDFGLVGIDFLLDEHGDLLFNEIEDVVGSRTLSATSSINIVELYLKFIMRRLNEIG; encoded by the coding sequence ATGAACGGTTGGTTAATTTACGCTAAGGAAGATGCTATCCGAAACAAACACTATATTGATTGGGTAATAGCGGAAGGGAAAAAGCTAAATCTCACTATTCACCTCCGATATAGAGAACAATTTTTGTTAAAGATAGAAACTCATCGTCTATCAGTTTCTTATGAAGGACAAACTGTTTCTTTACCGGATTTTGCAATCGTACGTACACTCGACCCTTTCTTCAGTAAACAGCTCGAGTTTCTTGGGATTCCTATTTTTAATTCTTCTTTTGTTTCAGAAATTTGTAATGACAAAGGAAGAACACATCAATATTTGGCACAAGCGAACATCCCAATGGTTGATACACTTTTCTTCCCTTTAGAAATTCCAGAACCACACTCCATCACCTTTGATTATCCGTTTATCGTTAAAGGAGCAAAAGGAAGAGGTGGGAAGGAAGTATATCTCGTTACCTCAGAACATGAATTTGAAAACTGTGTGCAGAAGCTTGAAAATCAAGAGGTCATTGTTCAAAAACTCGCAGGAACTATTGGGAAAGATATCAGAGTATTTGTTATCGGAAAAGAAATCATTGCTGCTGTATTACGAAGTTCTAATTCTGATTTTAAAGCAAATTTCACTCTTGGAGGAGAGGCAACTTTATATGAACTTTCGGATAAAGAAAAATCGCTAATTGATAGGATTATCAATATGTTTGATTTTGGACTAGTAGGAATTGATTTTTTACTAGATGAACATGGGGATTTATTATTTAATGAAATTGAAGATGTAGTAGGAAGTAGAACACTTAGTGCGACTTCTTCGATTAATATTGTTGAGCTATATTTGAAATTTATTATGAGAAGATTGAATGAGATCGGGTAA
- a CDS encoding bifunctional folylpolyglutamate synthase/dihydrofolate synthase has product MFQDINEVHSYIEKRKEAGIQLGLDRMKNLLEFLGHPQKEVRAIHLAGTNGKGSTINFLREILLKCDVSVGAFTSPPILGITDQIWVNDEAISDDGFVEAMNQFAPKVEEFEEKGNELVTEFEFMTAFAFYYFAEVNPVDFLLLETGLGGREDATNLCTPILSLITNVSFDHMQILGRTIEEIAIAKAGIIKQGIPIITTEETKEALAIFENEANEKGSGFYSLGENFQIKNVLVANDVQTFSFLGPYFETKEIELTMKGVHQIKNASLAIMAVSYLKEKQLINVDEAKLKEGLKKAQWRGRMETVNTEPLVILDGAHNEGGTHALAQALEKHYPDKKIHVIFAATKEKDVESLLKPIYPLVEQVCFTSFQFPRAAKSSEMFNQSSFENKIDEDNWKAAVKWKLATMQDSEMLVITGSLYFISEVRRFFSEKIVN; this is encoded by the coding sequence ATGTTTCAGGATATAAACGAAGTACATTCATATATTGAAAAAAGAAAGGAGGCTGGGATTCAGTTAGGGTTAGATAGAATGAAGAATTTACTTGAGTTTCTTGGCCATCCGCAAAAAGAAGTAAGGGCTATTCACCTAGCAGGTACGAATGGAAAAGGCTCAACAATAAATTTTCTTAGAGAAATATTATTGAAATGTGATGTATCTGTCGGAGCTTTCACATCACCACCGATTCTAGGGATAACTGACCAAATATGGGTTAATGATGAGGCAATTAGTGATGATGGATTTGTTGAAGCAATGAATCAGTTCGCACCTAAGGTAGAAGAGTTTGAGGAAAAAGGAAATGAGCTCGTTACGGAGTTTGAATTTATGACTGCCTTTGCTTTTTATTATTTTGCTGAGGTTAACCCTGTTGACTTTCTTCTATTAGAAACAGGACTTGGAGGAAGGGAGGATGCAACTAATCTTTGTACACCAATTCTTTCCTTGATTACAAATGTTTCTTTCGACCACATGCAAATACTTGGTAGGACGATTGAAGAGATTGCTATTGCTAAAGCGGGGATTATTAAACAAGGAATTCCTATTATCACAACGGAAGAAACAAAGGAAGCCTTAGCTATTTTTGAAAATGAAGCAAATGAAAAAGGTAGCGGATTTTATTCACTAGGAGAAAATTTTCAAATTAAAAATGTGCTAGTAGCAAATGATGTCCAAACGTTTTCTTTTCTCGGTCCATATTTTGAGACGAAGGAAATTGAGCTAACGATGAAAGGTGTACATCAAATAAAGAATGCGTCCCTTGCGATTATGGCGGTTTCCTATCTAAAAGAAAAACAACTAATCAATGTTGATGAAGCTAAATTAAAAGAAGGTCTAAAGAAAGCACAATGGCGAGGTAGAATGGAAACGGTTAATACTGAGCCACTCGTAATTCTAGATGGTGCACATAATGAGGGCGGGACTCATGCACTTGCACAAGCATTAGAAAAGCATTACCCCGATAAAAAAATTCATGTTATTTTTGCAGCGACAAAGGAAAAAGATGTTGAGAGTCTCCTTAAGCCGATTTACCCACTTGTAGAGCAAGTTTGTTTTACCTCGTTTCAGTTTCCACGAGCAGCTAAATCAAGTGAAATGTTTAATCAGTCTAGCTTCGAAAATAAAATAGATGAAGATAACTGGAAAGCGGCGGTGAAATGGAAATTAGCGACAATGCAAGATAGTGAAATGCTTGTCATTACAGGGTCACTATACTTTATATCAGAAGTAAGAAGATTCTTTAGTGAAAAAATTGTAAATTAG
- a CDS encoding type IV pilus modification PilV family protein has protein sequence MYLRKLFTQKGFTLLEVLASVVILTIVLTTFFSFFSQSLVFSNKNGDRIVAYNLAQKTLRIVEMEYNRNIVNDHVITCSDYPTVYPNLLINELEGLSCFYEENDKYYYPEVTITKQTSIDFTKPEFPVMYLVHIKIFDSDSTSTNIKLAETFGYIRGKE, from the coding sequence GTGTATTTGCGAAAGCTATTCACACAAAAAGGCTTCACATTACTTGAAGTTTTGGCATCTGTTGTCATTTTAACCATTGTTTTAACAACGTTTTTTAGTTTTTTTAGTCAGTCGTTAGTTTTCTCTAATAAAAATGGTGATAGAATTGTTGCATATAACCTAGCACAAAAAACACTTCGAATTGTCGAGATGGAATATAATAGAAATATAGTAAATGACCATGTTATTACCTGTTCGGACTACCCCACAGTATATCCCAATTTGTTAATAAATGAACTTGAGGGTCTATCTTGTTTTTATGAAGAAAACGATAAGTATTACTACCCGGAAGTTACCATAACCAAACAAACATCAATTGATTTTACTAAACCTGAGTTTCCAGTCATGTACCTCGTTCACATCAAAATTTTCGATTCAGATAGTACCTCTACCAACATTAAGCTCGCTGAAACATTTGGATATATTAGGGGGAAAGAGTGA
- a CDS encoding type IV pilus modification PilV family protein, whose product MKKLFNQKGIALLTVMIAIVIISMLAAMIMSMLVNELKGNNKIEKLAVARYTVEGMIEVERARIYEDVLSIIKEEHEPTTTYYDGRQLPNPMESCTYVNQSHYTLHYDGESGDLKDIFFRDPSQYQLEVTCQTPTPVPFKMKATLQLVAGVENENPSLNYIEISRE is encoded by the coding sequence ATGAAAAAGTTGTTCAACCAAAAAGGGATAGCACTTTTAACTGTAATGATTGCCATTGTTATCATTTCAATGCTTGCAGCCATGATAATGTCTATGTTAGTTAATGAGTTAAAAGGAAATAACAAAATTGAAAAACTAGCAGTAGCGAGATATACGGTTGAAGGAATGATTGAGGTTGAAAGAGCAAGGATTTATGAAGACGTTTTATCAATTATAAAAGAAGAGCATGAACCTACAACAACATATTATGATGGAAGGCAGCTTCCCAATCCTATGGAAAGTTGTACATATGTAAATCAAAGTCATTATACACTCCATTACGACGGAGAAAGCGGTGATCTTAAAGACATCTTTTTTAGAGACCCTAGCCAGTACCAGTTAGAGGTTACCTGTCAAACACCCACTCCTGTTCCTTTCAAAATGAAAGCAACTCTCCAGCTAGTAGCTGGTGTCGAAAACGAAAATCCTTCATTAAATTATATAGAGATAAGTCGAGAATAA
- a CDS encoding CapA family protein yields MKKLLFYQSITFAFIFSVLFIVFVFGSMEQTMFSKEKGQRVSTNHTFKHIADNVQTEDVGEQRRAAIIREPIRIVFAGDLMMSGSIVHTVETHGVDYPFHYVRDEIKEADYAVVNLETAVTTRGESFAYDKQFTFKMPPHYLEGIKNAGFDMVSLANNHTMDYREEGLIDTINYLKEYEIDYIGAGENKTEAYKAHFVDIKGKKVAFLGFSRVLPTGTWYAQENKPGIASGYQLDRMERIIKKTKKKADYVLVYIHWGIERQQTPEQYQVNKGKAMIDAGADAIIGAHPHVLQPIEEYKGKPIAYSLGNFLFPDYVSGPTAETGLLTLVLDGDEVGYEWREYVITNDQIHPVGE; encoded by the coding sequence ATGAAAAAACTTTTATTCTATCAAAGTATTACATTCGCTTTTATTTTTTCTGTTTTGTTTATTGTGTTCGTATTTGGTTCAATGGAACAAACGATGTTCTCTAAAGAAAAGGGTCAACGTGTATCTACAAATCACACATTTAAGCACATAGCGGATAATGTTCAAACGGAAGATGTAGGTGAACAAAGGAGAGCTGCTATTATTCGGGAACCAATTCGTATTGTTTTTGCTGGTGATTTGATGATGAGTGGCTCGATTGTACATACCGTTGAAACACATGGAGTTGATTATCCTTTTCACTATGTACGAGATGAGATTAAAGAGGCGGATTATGCAGTCGTTAACCTTGAGACAGCAGTTACGACAAGAGGGGAGTCATTTGCATATGACAAACAGTTTACCTTCAAAATGCCTCCACATTACCTAGAAGGAATAAAAAATGCTGGCTTTGATATGGTTTCGTTAGCTAACAATCATACAATGGATTACCGAGAAGAGGGACTTATAGATACGATAAATTATTTGAAGGAATACGAGATTGATTACATTGGAGCAGGCGAAAATAAAACGGAAGCTTATAAAGCTCACTTTGTTGACATTAAAGGCAAAAAGGTTGCGTTCTTAGGATTTTCACGAGTACTCCCTACTGGTACATGGTATGCGCAAGAGAATAAGCCAGGAATAGCAAGTGGCTATCAGCTTGATAGAATGGAACGTATAATTAAGAAGACAAAGAAAAAAGCAGACTACGTACTCGTCTATATCCACTGGGGAATTGAACGACAGCAAACTCCTGAACAATACCAAGTGAATAAAGGAAAAGCAATGATAGACGCTGGTGCTGATGCTATTATTGGAGCTCACCCACATGTACTACAACCAATTGAAGAGTATAAAGGCAAGCCAATTGCATATTCATTAGGAAATTTTTTATTTCCTGACTATGTTAGTGGACCAACAGCGGAGACGGGACTGTTGACGCTTGTGTTGGATGGGGATGAGGTTGGTTATGAGTGGAGGGAGTATGTGATTACTAATGATCAAATACACCCCGTCGGTGAGTAA
- a CDS encoding ATP-grasp domain-containing protein, translating into MTKLKGWIVYNGNLREGKFLDFANWVKEAASRKGIEAIIIKNNELLVTVENGKSTIKGPFEHKKPDFVIFGDKDILLARQLEALGVPVFNSADSIEKCDHKGRMYQVLADHQLPVPKTIIAPMIFSGMDVIDDTPYRQIGEELGYPLVIKEAYGSFGQQVYLIEDAEALLVKIKQLGGTPYVLQEYIQTSHGKDIRLNVVGEKIVASMIRKSSSDFRANVSAGGKMETYFPSEEEKELAIACSRTLGTNFAGVDLLFGENDKRYICEVNSNAHIRSIFDCTGINVADTMIDFIIEKLKESK; encoded by the coding sequence ATGACTAAATTAAAAGGTTGGATTGTCTATAATGGCAACCTGAGAGAAGGAAAGTTTTTGGACTTTGCCAATTGGGTTAAAGAGGCAGCTAGTAGGAAAGGAATAGAAGCTATTATCATCAAAAATAATGAGCTCCTTGTTACAGTGGAAAATGGTAAATCAACAATAAAAGGCCCATTTGAACATAAAAAACCAGACTTTGTTATTTTTGGTGACAAAGATATCCTCCTTGCTAGGCAGTTAGAAGCCCTAGGAGTACCCGTGTTCAATTCAGCTGATTCAATTGAAAAATGTGACCATAAAGGAAGAATGTATCAAGTATTGGCTGACCACCAATTACCTGTCCCGAAAACTATTATTGCGCCGATGATATTCTCAGGTATGGATGTGATTGATGACACCCCTTATAGACAAATAGGAGAAGAACTAGGTTATCCGCTTGTTATCAAAGAGGCATATGGGTCATTCGGGCAACAAGTCTATCTTATTGAGGATGCAGAAGCGCTACTTGTAAAGATCAAACAACTCGGTGGAACTCCCTATGTATTGCAAGAATATATTCAAACGAGTCACGGGAAGGATATTCGTCTAAACGTAGTTGGTGAGAAAATAGTCGCTTCAATGATACGTAAATCTTCTAGTGATTTTCGAGCAAATGTTAGTGCTGGTGGAAAAATGGAGACTTATTTTCCTTCTGAAGAAGAAAAAGAGTTAGCCATTGCTTGTTCTCGTACATTAGGAACTAATTTTGCCGGTGTAGATTTATTGTTTGGGGAAAATGACAAGCGTTACATTTGTGAAGTTAATTCCAATGCTCATATTCGAAGCATTTTTGACTGTACAGGGATTAACGTGGCTGATACAATGATTGATTTTATTATTGAGAAGTTAAAGGAGTCAAAATGA